The genomic window AGCAAAGAGGTCAACACATAGTCGGACATGAGAATGAGCACGCAGCTCATGACCACGGCATGAGTGGTGGCCTGACTCACGCCTTCCGGTCCCACGGCGTCGCGCCGCAAATGCGTAAAATATCCCTGGTAGCAGCTCACGGTGCAAACAACGATTCCGAACACCAACGCCTTGATGAACCCGCCGGAAATGTCGCTCCACTCCAGCGACTGCTGCACGCGGTAGAAATAGACACCCTCATTGGCACCCAAGAGCAGTACGCCCGTGAGCCAGCCACCAAACAGGGCGATGAGATTGAAAAAACAGGTCAGGATGGGAAAACTGATGATGGACGCCGCCATCTTGGGGCTGACCAGGTAGCTCATGGAATT from Paucidesulfovibrio gracilis DSM 16080 includes these protein-coding regions:
- a CDS encoding MlaE family ABC transporter permease; this encodes SITVIALIGLFTGMVMGMQLYFALSLFGADGFLGTGVALSMVRELAPVLTAIMVTGRAGSAMTAEIGVMRISEQIDALEIMGINSMSYLVSPKMAASIISFPILTCFFNLIALFGGWLTGVLLLGANEGVYFYRVQQSLEWSDISGGFIKALVFGIVVCTVSCYQGYFTHLRRDAVGPEGVSQATTHAVVMSCVLILMSDYVLTSLLW